CCAAAAAATTAGGGGCACCCGAAACTCCTCCCAGACAAGAACCATGGATTCGGTCGACGCGAACGGGCTCCAGACCGTGCAGACGGCGGCCTCGCCCACGGCGAGGTGCTCTGGAGCTTCAAATCTCAAGGCCCGGGCCTCGAGCGGCGATACGACTGTGCCAAGCCATACGGCCAAAATCAGAAGAAACTTTCGGGACACGGTTCTAACCATGACCATCTCCTTCGGCATCGGATGGCTCCAAGACCCTTACAGGGATTTGTCCATCGTGGAAGCCGATGTCCAGACGCTCACCGGAGTGGACCTGAGCGGAGCTGACGACGAGTTCACCACCCATCCCCCTCACCAAGGCGTACCCTCGCCCCAGGGGACGCAAAGGGTCGAGCCCCTCTAGTCTGGACCAGGCCAGCTCCAGAGCGGCCTCGGACTGGCGGACCAATGCCTTGACCGAGGATTCAAAACGGTTAAAAAAAATGGAGAGCTGCTCCATCCGGCGTTCCCAGAATTCCAGCCGACGGCAGGATGTCAGAGCCTCGACCCGTGTCTCCACTCGCTGGCCCAAACCATCTAACCAGAACGTCATTGCACGAGCCAGATCTGCCTCAATCTTGCCAATCTCCTTTGCCGAGCGCTCCAGGCTTGCGACAGGAGAAAGCAGGCTCAATTCCCTCTCAAGGACCCGGATCGCATCCACCTTGGATCGTTCGTGCGAATTCCACGCCCGCGCCAATCCGGCTCCAGCCTCGTCGAGCCGCTGAAACAGGGATTCCCGATCCGTCCACAGTAATTGAGCCGCATGGCTCGGAGTTGCCGCCCGGATATCGACCACAAGATCGGCAATGGTCACATCCACTTCATGACCCACGCCGGTGATGACCGGGATAGGGGAAGAGGCCAGGGCCAAGGCCAATTCTTTACTGTTGAAGGCCCACAGATCCTCCAGAGAGCCGCCTCCCCGAACGAGGACCAACACTTCGGCCCAGCCGTCCCGCCCGCATCGCTCCACGGCCCGAGCCAATTGCTCCGGGGCCTGGGATCCTTGGACAAGAGAGGGGTACATTCGAATCTCCCCTCCTGTTCCTCGGCAGGCGCCGATCTCGAGAAAATCCTGAATCGCCGCTCCAGTGGGCGCGGCAATGACCGCCACCCGCTTCGGATTGACGGGCAGAGATCGTTTTCGGGACTGGTCGAAAAATCCAAGACCGGCCAATTCCTGTTTCAAAGCTTCGAATTGAATATGCAGGTTTCCGACCCCGTCTTCCTGGACCAATTCGGCCACGAGCTGATAAACTCCCCGTGGGGCATACACGGCCAGC
The Deltaproteobacteria bacterium genome window above contains:
- the xseA gene encoding exodeoxyribonuclease VII large subunit; the protein is MGQIFSVRDLTEAVKTVVEGEFPFVRVRGQIGNLTRAGSGHVYFNLKDEAAVLAVVWFKSSRSRHFVQTGERIDPLTGEVFEADPLDWLPSEGSSVLCAGRLAVYAPRGVYQLVAELVQEDGVGNLHIQFEALKQELAGLGFFDQSRKRSLPVNPKRVAVIAAPTGAAIQDFLEIGACRGTGGEIRMYPSLVQGSQAPEQLARAVERCGRDGWAEVLVLVRGGGSLEDLWAFNSKELALALASSPIPVITGVGHEVDVTIADLVVDIRAATPSHAAQLLWTDRESLFQRLDEAGAGLARAWNSHERSKVDAIRVLERELSLLSPVASLERSAKEIGKIEADLARAMTFWLDGLGQRVETRVEALTSCRRLEFWERRMEQLSIFFNRFESSVKALVRQSEAALELAWSRLEGLDPLRPLGRGYALVRGMGGELVVSSAQVHSGERLDIGFHDGQIPVRVLEPSDAEGDGHG